The window TATTTCTATACTGCAcagtaaaaatattactcccttcgttgcataaaatatgtacacttatttccatttgttCCAACAAAATATGcggatttttatttatgaaatattgtccTCAACTCATTatccatatacatcaatttatttacaactcaTATCATTATGACTCATAATTACAAaccattaaacactaataacaATGTGGGTCTCACTATCCAGTGTCCACTAACATTACTTTAACTACCCTTCttcttatctttttttaccaattgtgcattatttctcgtgtcatttcaaatgcgcatatttttatgtgtcacataaactttttaattaattgggaCATTACAATATTCTCTTCGTCTCATAACATGTGACACATTTTTTGGGCACAAATATTTGGTAGTGATGTATAGTGATTAAATGAAGAGgaaataaagtaggagtaagaaaaaaatagagagaaaaaataaaagagaggaaaaaataagaaagaggaTAGAGCgttattttttccataaaaaaaattatctcagTTATGGAGGGAGTGCTATAAAGAGGTGCATACCAAAGTTTCCATAATCATGGTCGAACGAAATAAAATAGGTCCAAAGCTaataaattatggaaatttaatttatcCTCCCTTTGCTTTAtcttccccttttttttatcagtTTTATCTTTAGACTAAAGCTACTTTTATACTAGgacaaatttgtttattttatttcctaaatttCGATCTACGCAagaattaatcatatatatgttcttttttacattttttttcacttatttatatatttagtttttaattttaaaaattattttaacgGTGTGTGGCATGAATTGCATATCTGATGTGTAAAAATACGATCTTTATATGTCACTCAATATTATGATTAAGATTTGATTGCAAAGTTGTCTGTCTTTAGCTGAAAAAACTTACTATACCTATTCTCAATCAGTGAGCTtcctttcattttcaatttttgagataatcatatcattaatttccaattaataaattacaaaaacagaacttcaaataatttgtCCACGTAGtaatcaaaaatcaaaccaCCCCATATTAATATATCCACATAAAATAGAACTAcggtaaattaaaaaagggcTAGTCATATTCTTGATTTGGAAATGTTGTCTGAATCTACACCTGTTagtaaaaatagataaaataaaatagaggaCTAAtagcaatttaaattataaagtttggaaattttagtttgtcccatgaGCTTTGAAATTGAACTACTAAATCAcgaagtttttattttcttcaattgtCTCATCCATGCACAAAATGTCATCTTTTGGCTATATTCAAAACGACGTGTTTcatcaatataaataatttttcttttatattcctttattttctcatttctcttcttatattatactactattgaATTGTCATTCTTAGCATCACAAAAAGATGTCGATTTGTGCATGAATGggagaattaagaaaaaaaaaatgaaactttatggtttaatattttagtttcaaaattcataggacaaatcataatttaaccaaacttcataatttgaCCAGATACACAAACATAGTAAAATTGAGAGTCATTTTCATCCTTTTCAACTAAGTCACAAGTAATTGTAATTGGCTCGCCAGAATTATCTAATTATTAATAGCTTATATGAGTTATATGCATGTGATCACTacttttgattaaattatatactccatatcatACAACACCTATTAATGCATATAGATATAGTGTCAaccattttattaaaatctgtATTGTCCATATAGTATTAACTTCTGTAAatgttatttgtaattattcaAACCAAATCattgcatgtgttttcctagTTTTAACCTATTCATAATAATGTTATGTCTATCTGAAATACTATAGTATATCATCTTTTATCTCTACCTCGGACTCCACTAACTCTGAAGCTAGTCAACGATATTGAAATATCATAGTACTCATAATTATTGCTCATCGCAATAATATATAAGCAATCACATgcaaaaatatgaatgaaaataacatAGTTGAAAACAAGTACAGAAATGCAGGCTAGATTGTAGATACGTTGTCATTGAGATACTACAAATCCTTTTAGTCAAAGCTTTTGAAAAAGACAATATCACGCGATTGATCATGTTACGAATTAACTGctgaattattaattttataagtatataaataaattacaacaaaataatctgaattgtaaatttaaaatctctTTAAACACATGCACTCGATTCAAGAAGTAGTCAAACTAGGAAGGGTGTAACGACGTGGTAGGAAATTAATGGGATACATGTCGACTCCTCTTATATctaaagaaattaaagtatttGATTGGTGCAGTCAAAGATATTGAAATCATCTTACTTAATCAATAATTGCTCCTcccaataatatatatatatatatacacaatcaCATGCAAAATTCGTGTGAAAAGCAAAATCGTTGAAAACAAGTATATAATGCAAGAAGCCATTCCTTAATGCTAACCTTGAATTGTAAAATTTGTAAGAAACTTTACTTGCTTTTTCTCTTGTTTCTGATATTTGAGCatctttattgttttagtCATTTATATGATCCCTACTTTATTAAGTGGAAATATCATAACTCTGATTTGCTtgatttatagtactagtattaaattgtTCTGTGTTGAACCGATTCAAATGAACGTTGCAATATCTCAACTCTTAGAAATTAATCTAACTAAGAACTTTTTTTAGCAGAAGAATAGCTGCAGTATGATACTAATTAAGTTATAATGGTGATTGGCAGTTGAAAAGGATGGCAAATATGGAGAGTGCTCCGTCTTCATCGATATTCTCAGTTGCCGATTCTACAGACAAAGTTCTGATGTTGGTAGGCACAGTTGGTGCCATTGGCCATGGACTGTCAGTGCCTCTCATGGCTCTGATTTTTGGAAGCTTAGTGAATGCTTTCGAGCAATCTCATACGAAGAACACCGTGCCAATGGTGTCTGAGGTATGTTCCACCTCACCACTTTCTCACATTTCAATTTTGCATCTCATCACATTGGATCAAACCACAGGTTTCACTTGAATTTGTGTACTTGGCTCTCGGGTGTGGACTTGCTTCTTTTCTTCGTAAGTAATTGAAAGCTCGTGTCATATAATCGAGTTcatatttttgcttttgtacTACAAATCAACACTTGATTTTTACAGAAGTGTCGTGTTGGACGATCACTGGGGAGAGGCAGTCTTCTCGAATTAGGAGGCTATATTTGCAGGCTGTACTGCGACAAGATATTGCTTACTTTGATGAGAAAGTAAGCACCGgagaaataattgaaaagatGTCTAGTGATACAAATCTTATTCACGATGCCATTGGAGAGAAGGTGAGAGGGTATTCATTCCTCTTTCTGTTTCTTAATGATGTTTATGATTGTGTCTCATTGATTGTGTAAGCATAGGCGGGGAAGTTTGTCCAAGTTGTAACGACGTTACTTGGAGGCTTTGTGGTTGCCTTTGCAAAAGGGTGGCTTCTTGCACTAGTCATGTTTTCAGCACTTCCTTTGACAGTCGTGTCCTCTGTCGTCGTCTACTCTCTCAGTTTCAAGATGAATTCTCAGGCTCAGAAAGCGCGCAATGATGCTGCCAACGTAGTGCATCAAACAATCGGCTGTATCAGAACTGTGAGTGAATATAATAGTTTTGGTACGAAACAATATTGAGATATAATGGTTTTGAACTGTGTTTAGGTTGCATCATTCAATGGTGAGAAACAAGCTGTGGCTAGCTACAAGAAGTTTCTTGCTAGCTCCTACAAATTCGACATGTTTGCAGTTTTGAGTGGCGGATCAGAATTCGGATTCCACATGTTTACCATGTTCTGCACTTATGCTATGGCTGTTTGGTTTGGTGCCAAAATGATCATACATAATGGTTATACTGGAGGGGAAGTGTATACAGTGCTCCTCACAATGATAATGGGATCTTCGTAAGTTTCTTCTCGAGTTCTAGTCGATAATCCAACTTTTGTCTTGACAGCTCCGgaacttttctttttgcagTTCTCTGGGCCATGTGTTGCGTCCACTAGCTGCATTTGCAGCAGGCAAAGCAGCAGCTTTAAGTATGTTTGAGACGATAAATAGGACACCGAGCATTGATGCGTATGACACAAGAGGAAAAATATTGAACGACATTCGTGGAGACATAGAGTTGAAGTTTGTCACTTTCAGCTATCCGACAAGACCAAAAGAGCTAATATTAGATTCGTTTTCTCTGTTTATTCCCAATGGAACGACTGTAGCTTTGGTCGGGCAGAGTGGAAGCGGGAAGTCTACTATTATTAGTCTAATAGAGCGGTTTTATGATCCAGTTTCGGGTGAGGTATTGATTGATGGAACTGATCTACGAGAATTCAAGCTCAAGTGGATTAGATCAAAGATAGGCCTAGTTAGCCAGGAGCCACTACTTTTCAATGCCAGCATCAAGGAAAATATTGCGTATGGCAAAGACGAAGCGACTTCAGACCAGATTAGAGCAGCAGCAGAGTTGGCAAACGCAAAAGATTTCATTGATAAGCTTCCTCAggcatttttctatttaattttccatGATCATCATCACCTTATATGTAGAATTGTAATTTCCTTACattttcttccctttttctAGGGGATGGATACCGTGGTTGGGGAGCGTGGCGTGCAGCTTTCTGGTGGTCAGAAACAAAGAGTTGCAATAGCTAGAGCAATCATAAAGGATCCCAGAATTCTACTTCTAGATGAGGCAACGAGCGCGCTAGATGCAGACTCTGAAAGAGTCGTACAAGAGGCGTTGGAAAAAGTCATGATGAATCGAACGACTGTCATTGTTGCACATCGCTTGAGCACTATTAGAAATGctaatttaattgttgttCTTCACCAAGGAAAACTGGCTGAGAAAGGTAAACACACCTTCGTGATTCGTTCTTGTTGgttgaatttaaaatctttGTGAAAATTGCTGGTATCTTTTAATCAGTTGTTAATGATTTCAACTTTCAGGTACACATGCCGAACTACTCAAGGATCCTCGCGGGATGTATTCTACTCTGATACGCTCTCAAGACGTAAACAACAAATTGGAGCAAAACATTGATGACAGATACATAACAGGTGCCACAAAATATGGCTTAGAGAGTTCGCGATCATTGGGAATGGGAAGCAACAGCCCTGGTTCATTGTCAATTAGTTCCTCGAAAACTGCATTTGATGTTAAGTCCTCCTTCTCTACTGATACATCAGAATACCATCCGGAAGTCTCACTTTATCGCCTTGCTCATCTCAACAAGCCAGAGGCACTAGTGCTAATAGCAGGAGCTGTAGTTGCTGTCATAACTGGGGCAATACTGCCCGTTTTTGGCTTACTAACCGCTATCATGATCAAGACATTTTTCGAGTTGCCTGATAAAATGAGGAAGGATTCAGAATTCTGGGCTTTGATGTTTCTCATTCTTGGAATAGTAGCACTGGTTGCATATTCATTAAGGTCATACTTGTTTGGCGTGGCTGGGAATAAGCTGATTAAGCGAATCAGAGAAATGTGCTTCGAGAAGCTGGTTAGCATGGAGATAGAATGGTTTGATATGGCTAAGAACTCCAGCGGCGTGATCAGTGCAAGGCTCTCGACTGATGCAGCTATGATCCGTGCTCTCGTTGGAGATGCATTGGCGCAGATTGTGCAAGAAATCGCCTCACTTCTAGTTGGGTTCGCTAT is drawn from Salvia hispanica cultivar TCC Black 2014 chromosome 6, UniMelb_Shisp_WGS_1.0, whole genome shotgun sequence and contains these coding sequences:
- the LOC125193839 gene encoding ABC transporter B family member 11-like isoform X2, with amino-acid sequence MANMESAPSSSIFSVADSTDKVLMLVGTVGAIGHGLSVPLMALIFGSLVNAFEQSHTKNTVPMVSEVSLEFVYLALGCGLASFLQVSCWTITGERQSSRIRRLYLQAVLRQDIAYFDEKVSTGEIIEKMSSDTNLIHDAIGEKAGKFVQVVTTLLGGFVVAFAKGWLLALVMFSALPLTVVSSVVVYSLSFKMNSQAQKARNDAANVVHQTIGCIRTVASFNGEKQAVASYKKFLASSYKFDMFAVLSGGSEFGFHMFTMFCTYAMAVWFGAKMIIHNGYTGGEVYTVLLTMIMGSSSLGHVLRPLAAFAAGKAAALSMFETINRTPSIDAYDTRGKILNDIRGDIELKFVTFSYPTRPKELILDSFSLFIPNGTTVALVGQSGSGKSTIISLIERFYDPVSGEVLIDGTDLREFKLKWIRSKIGLVSQEPLLFNASIKENIAYGKDEATSDQIRAAAELANAKDFIDKLPQGMDTVVGERGVQLSGGQKQRVAIARAIIKDPRILLLDEATSALDADSERVVQEALEKVMMNRTTVIVAHRLSTIRNANLIVVLHQGKLAEKGTHAELLKDPRGMYSTLIRSQDVNNKLEQNIDDRYITGATKYGLESSRSLGMGSNSPGSLSISSSKTAFDVKSSFSTDTSEYHPEVSLYRLAHLNKPEALVLIAGAVVAVITGAILPVFGLLTAIMIKTFFELPDKMRKDSEFWALMFLILGIVALVAYSLRSYLFGVAGNKLIKRIREMCFEKLVSMEIEWFDMAKNSSGVISARLSTDAAMIRALVGDALAQIVQEIASLLVGFAIAFEACWQLALIVGAMMPLLGLNTYVQMKSAKGFIKEAKLMNEKASQVANDAVGNMRTVASFCAQEKIMEIYKEKCEGPASSGTKSGLIGGIGFGSSMCFLYLVYAGSFYAGARLVEDGKTTTANVFCVFFVLSMVATAISTWSAMAPDSGKAKAAAASIFAILDGKSKLDPRDESGITLENIDGEIEFRHVYFSYPSRPDIQILNDLSLTVSSRKIVGLVGESGSGKSTVISLLQRFYEYDSGHITLDGIEIHKLQLKWLRQQMGLVNQEPVLFNDTIRANIAYGKGESPTEAEIIAAAKSANAHEFISGLNRGYDTVVGERGVQLSGGQKQRVAIARAIIKKPKILLLDEATSALDAESEKIVQEALDRVMVNRSTIVVAHRLSTIRGADSIAVFKNGCIVEKGNHQSLINIKDGYYSSLVKLHHAALP
- the LOC125193839 gene encoding ABC transporter B family member 11-like isoform X3 codes for the protein MANMESAPSSSIFSVADSTDKVLMLVGTVGAIGHGLSVPLMALIFGSLVNAFEQSHTKNTVPMVSEVSLEFVYLALGCGLASFLQVSCWTITGERQSSRIRRLYLQAVLRQDIAYFDEKVSTGEIIEKMSSDTNLIHDAIGEKAGKFVQVVTTLLGGFVVAFAKGWLLALVMFSALPLTVVSSVVVYSLSFKMNSQAQKARNDAANVVHQTIGCIRTVASFNGEKQAVASYKKFLASSYKFDMFAVLSGGSEFGFHMFTMFCTYAMAVWFGAKMIIHNGYTGGEVYTVLLTMIMGSSSLGHVLRPLAAFAAGKAAALSMFETINRTPSIDAYDTRGKILNDIRGDIELKFVTFSYPTRPKELILDSFSLFIPNGTTVALVGQSGSGKSTIISLIERFYDPVSGEVLIDGTDLREFKLKWIRSKIGLVSQEPLLFNASIKENIAYGKDEATSDQIRAAAELANAKDFIDKLPQGMDTVVGERGVQLSGGQKQRVAIARAIIKDPRILLLDEATSALDADSERVVQEALEKVMMNRTTVIVAHRLSTIRNANLIVVLHQGKLAEKGTHAELLKDPRGMYSTLIRSQDVNNKLEQNIDDRYITGATKYGLESSRSLGMGSNSPGSLSISSSKTAFDVKSSFSTDTSEYHPEVSLYRLAHLNKPEALVLIAGAVVAVITGAILPVFGLLTAIMIKTFFELPDKMRKDSEFWALMFLILGIVALVAYSLRSYLFGVAGNKLIKRIREMCFEKLVSMEIEWFDMAKNSSGVISARLSTDAAMIRALVGDALAQIVQEIASLLVGFAIAFEACWQLALIVGAMMPLLGLNTYVQMKSAKGFIKEAKLMNEKASQVANDAVGNMRTVASFCAQEKIMEIYKEKCEGPASSGTKSGLIGGIGFGSSMCFLYLVYAGSFYAGARLVEDGKTTTANVFCFLQTRRFSSFYQWWPQQYPLGVPWLRIQAKQRLQPPPYLPFLMANPSLILETSQGSLSKILTEKLNSDMFTSAIQVGQTFRF
- the LOC125193839 gene encoding ABC transporter B family member 11-like isoform X1, with the protein product MANMESAPSSSIFSVADSTDKVLMLVGTVGAIGHGLSVPLMALIFGSLVNAFEQSHTKNTVPMVSEVSLEFVYLALGCGLASFLQVSCWTITGERQSSRIRRLYLQAVLRQDIAYFDEKVSTGEIIEKMSSDTNLIHDAIGEKAGKFVQVVTTLLGGFVVAFAKGWLLALVMFSALPLTVVSSVVVYSLSFKMNSQAQKARNDAANVVHQTIGCIRTVASFNGEKQAVASYKKFLASSYKFDMFAVLSGGSEFGFHMFTMFCTYAMAVWFGAKMIIHNGYTGGEVYTVLLTMIMGSSSLGHVLRPLAAFAAGKAAALSMFETINRTPSIDAYDTRGKILNDIRGDIELKFVTFSYPTRPKELILDSFSLFIPNGTTVALVGQSGSGKSTIISLIERFYDPVSGEVLIDGTDLREFKLKWIRSKIGLVSQEPLLFNASIKENIAYGKDEATSDQIRAAAELANAKDFIDKLPQGMDTVVGERGVQLSGGQKQRVAIARAIIKDPRILLLDEATSALDADSERVVQEALEKVMMNRTTVIVAHRLSTIRNANLIVVLHQGKLAEKGTHAELLKDPRGMYSTLIRSQDVNNKLEQNIDDRYITGATKYGLESSRSLGMGSNSPGSLSISSSKTAFDVKSSFSTDTSEYHPEVSLYRLAHLNKPEALVLIAGAVVAVITGAILPVFGLLTAIMIKTFFELPDKMRKDSEFWALMFLILGIVALVAYSLRSYLFGVAGNKLIKRIREMCFEKLVSMEIEWFDMAKNSSGVISARLSTDAAMIRALVGDALAQIVQEIASLLVGFAIAFEACWQLALIVGAMMPLLGLNTYVQMKSAKGFIKEAKLMNEKASQVANDAVGNMRTVASFCAQEKIMEIYKEKCEGPASSGTKSGLIGGIGFGSSMCFLYLVYAGSFYAGARLVEDGKTTTANVFCVRLHGSVSLHCAHLHNVVLANTQVFFVLSMVATAISTWSAMAPDSGKAKAAAASIFAILDGKSKLDPRDESGITLENIDGEIEFRHVYFSYPSRPDIQILNDLSLTVSSRKIVGLVGESGSGKSTVISLLQRFYEYDSGHITLDGIEIHKLQLKWLRQQMGLVNQEPVLFNDTIRANIAYGKGESPTEAEIIAAAKSANAHEFISGLNRGYDTVVGERGVQLSGGQKQRVAIARAIIKKPKILLLDEATSALDAESEKIVQEALDRVMVNRSTIVVAHRLSTIRGADSIAVFKNGCIVEKGNHQSLINIKDGYYSSLVKLHHAALP